The following coding sequences are from one Paenibacillus sp. FSL R5-0912 window:
- a CDS encoding SEC-C metal-binding domain-containing protein, whose protein sequence is MFSYRFKGELVLSKVGRNDLCPCGSGKKYKKCCLDKETSAVESILRLVTTEDAAAQEAVFSESVQEQSAAEAAVRTESKLTLPKLKKMVARELKWEHPAHEQLALQLIESMRNQYDRELILEALVLWNGFSRQTKPAVKKAGSFCAAIEYLLSEEYGFMLSQTELADKYEVTAATISRKVKEIYNYVEEHGMGGEADELIALNGPGTPQEKAQALLYKAVEATSAKRRVQLAETALEIYPDSPDAYLILAEESENEHEARKFLKAGIAAGRRELGELYFTKNKGYFWGLTETRPYIRICQSYAESCWFGGKAEEAAEILEHILELNPGDNTGARYLLAAVYLYSNQLKEAERVIKNYGEDDAAAAFAYDRIVLEFKKNGITSQLKMLYRVARGVNKHVPDYLLGVKRLPHNLPDFVGMGDSNEAIEYVIMHSRLWASMPDLLKWMLKQ, encoded by the coding sequence ATGTTTAGTTACAGATTTAAGGGGGAATTAGTTTTGAGTAAGGTCGGAAGAAATGACTTATGCCCATGCGGAAGCGGGAAAAAATATAAGAAGTGCTGCTTGGATAAAGAAACGTCAGCAGTCGAATCCATACTGCGGCTGGTAACGACGGAGGATGCGGCAGCACAAGAGGCTGTATTCAGCGAATCCGTACAGGAACAGTCAGCAGCGGAGGCCGCTGTACGTACCGAGAGTAAGCTTACACTGCCCAAGCTGAAAAAGATGGTCGCACGCGAACTGAAATGGGAGCATCCGGCCCATGAACAGCTGGCGCTGCAGCTCATTGAGAGCATGAGAAATCAATACGACCGGGAACTGATTCTGGAAGCCCTGGTGCTGTGGAATGGCTTCTCCCGGCAGACCAAACCTGCGGTGAAGAAAGCCGGCTCGTTCTGCGCGGCTATCGAATATCTGCTGTCAGAGGAATACGGCTTCATGCTGTCGCAGACGGAGCTTGCTGATAAATACGAAGTTACGGCGGCCACCATCTCCCGTAAAGTCAAAGAAATATATAATTATGTCGAAGAACACGGAATGGGCGGAGAAGCTGATGAGCTGATCGCGCTGAATGGTCCGGGCACTCCCCAGGAGAAGGCGCAAGCCCTTCTGTACAAAGCGGTGGAGGCCACTTCTGCGAAACGCCGTGTTCAGCTGGCGGAGACGGCACTGGAGATTTATCCGGACAGTCCGGATGCCTATCTTATTCTGGCCGAGGAATCGGAGAATGAGCATGAGGCGCGTAAATTCCTCAAAGCGGGAATCGCTGCAGGCAGACGTGAACTGGGCGAGCTTTATTTTACCAAGAACAAAGGGTATTTCTGGGGGCTTACGGAGACCCGCCCTTATATCCGTATCTGCCAAAGCTATGCGGAATCCTGCTGGTTCGGCGGAAAGGCAGAGGAAGCAGCGGAGATTCTGGAGCATATTCTCGAGCTTAATCCGGGTGACAATACCGGCGCCCGCTATCTTTTGGCCGCTGTCTACTTGTACAGCAACCAGTTGAAGGAAGCGGAGCGGGTGATCAAGAACTACGGGGAAGACGATGCCGCAGCGGCTTTTGCCTATGACCGGATTGTACTGGAGTTCAAGAAGAACGGAATTACCTCACAGCTCAAAATGCTGTACCGTGTTGCGCGCGGAGTGAACAAGCATGTGCCTGATTATCTGCTGGGTGTGAAGCGGCTGCCGCATAATCTCCCGGATTTTGTCGGAATGGGCGATTCCAATGAAGCCATTGAATATGTCATTATGCATTCGCGTTTGTGGGCAAGCATGCCGGATCTGCTCAAATGGATGCTGAAACAATAG
- the purD gene encoding phosphoribosylamine--glycine ligase, translating to MDILVVGGGGREHAIIWSLIRSPKAGKIYCAPGNAGIAQLAECVPIGVFEFDKLTAFAKEREIALVVIGPDDPLAAGIVDAFEAQDIPVFGPRKNAAEIEGSKTFMKDLLHKYSIPTAAYEKFSDYGTALAYLRTQELPIVIKADGLAAGKGVTVAYSREEAEAALEDIMVAKVFGEAGAQVVIEEFLAGQEMSILAFVDGETVRPMAAAQDHKPVFDGDKGPNTGGMGTYSPLPHIDEAIIREAVETIIEPTARAMVAEGRPFSGVLFAGLMISPDGRPKTIEFNARFGDPETQVVLPRLQSDLLEIFLAVTEGRLADIQIEWSEEAAVCVVLASEGYPGPYPKGVPISGLEADTDGLVFHAGTARGEDGSWVTSGGRVLGVVGMGPTIAQARAAAYASAAKITFPGKQNRSDIAMKALI from the coding sequence ATGGATATTTTAGTGGTCGGCGGCGGCGGCCGGGAGCATGCGATCATCTGGAGCTTAATCCGCAGCCCCAAGGCCGGTAAAATCTACTGCGCACCCGGCAACGCCGGGATTGCGCAGCTTGCGGAATGTGTGCCGATCGGTGTATTTGAGTTCGATAAGCTGACCGCGTTCGCCAAGGAACGGGAGATCGCGCTGGTCGTGATCGGACCGGATGATCCGCTGGCAGCAGGGATCGTCGATGCATTCGAAGCACAGGACATTCCTGTATTCGGCCCGCGGAAGAATGCGGCTGAAATCGAGGGCAGCAAGACCTTCATGAAGGATCTGCTGCATAAGTACAGCATTCCGACAGCGGCGTATGAGAAGTTCAGCGATTACGGAACTGCACTTGCCTATCTGCGGACTCAGGAGCTGCCGATTGTAATCAAGGCGGACGGATTGGCCGCAGGCAAAGGGGTGACCGTGGCGTATTCCCGTGAGGAAGCGGAGGCGGCCCTGGAGGATATTATGGTGGCCAAGGTCTTTGGTGAAGCCGGCGCACAGGTCGTGATCGAGGAGTTTCTGGCGGGGCAGGAAATGTCGATTCTGGCCTTTGTGGATGGCGAAACAGTGCGTCCGATGGCAGCTGCACAGGACCATAAGCCGGTATTCGACGGCGATAAAGGACCTAATACGGGAGGTATGGGGACATACTCCCCGCTTCCGCATATCGATGAGGCTATTATCCGCGAAGCGGTGGAGACCATCATTGAGCCGACGGCCAGAGCCATGGTGGCTGAGGGGCGCCCCTTCAGCGGCGTGCTGTTCGCAGGGCTTATGATCTCGCCGGACGGCAGACCGAAGACGATAGAATTCAATGCCCGCTTCGGTGATCCCGAGACGCAGGTTGTTCTTCCCCGGCTGCAAAGCGACTTGCTGGAGATCTTTCTGGCTGTTACAGAAGGCAGGCTGGCGGATATCCAGATTGAGTGGAGCGAGGAGGCCGCAGTCTGCGTGGTCCTGGCTTCGGAAGGTTATCCCGGTCCGTATCCGAAGGGTGTGCCGATCAGCGGACTTGAAGCGGACACGGACGGACTGGTCTTCCATGCGGGAACCGCGCGCGGTGAGGATGGCAGCTGGGTAACCAGCGGCGGCCGGGTGCTTGGAGTTGTAGGCATGGGGCCTACGATTGCGCAAGCACGTGCAGCCGCATATGCCAGCGCAGCGAAGATTACATTCCCGGGCAAACAAAACCGCAGTGACATCGCTATGAAGGCTCTGATCTGA